GGGACAGGCGGACCTCCCCTGGATGAACACCGCGCTCTCACCGACGCAGCGCACCGAGCTGCTGCTGGACGCGATGACGCTCGACCAGAAGCTCCAGCAGATCTTCAACCAGCCCTTCTACAACGACGACCTCGACGACGGCGTCCCGGACAACGGCAAGGGGTGCGACTTCACCCAGATCGGCCGCCACATCGAGGGCATCCCGGAGCTGGCGATCCCCGACTTCCGGATGGCCAACGGCGGCACCGGCATCCGCGGGGGCGACTGCCTCCCGGAGCCGACCGCGACGGCACTGCCCGCCCAGATCTCGTCGGCGGCGACGTTCAGCCGACCCCTCGGAGACCGTTGGGGCCAGGTGCTCGACCTGGAGCTGCGGGCCTGGGCCCACCAGGTGCTGTGGGGACCGGTGCTCAACCTGATCCGCACGCCCTACGGCGGGCGCAACAACGAGTTCTTCAGCGAGGACCCCTACCTGACCGGCGTGCTCGCGTCGAAGATCATCAGCGGCATCCAGGCGCGCGGGGTGAGCCAGGCGACCGCCAAGCACTTCGTCGCCAACGACTCCGAGTTCCAGTTCGAGCGGTGGACCGCGGCGATCCGGGTCCCCTCACGGGCGATGCACGAGCTCTACCTGCTGCCGTTCGAGATGGCCGTCAAGGACGCCAAGGTCGCTTCCGTGATGTGCGCCTACGGCTACGTCAACTTCAGCTACAACTGCGAGAGCGCGCCCCTGCTGCGCCAGACCCTGCGGGACGACTGGGGCTTCGACGGCTACGTGTTCTCCGACCGGCGCGCCCAGCAGAGCACGGTGCCCTCGATCCTCGCCGGCACCGACGTCGAGGTCGACGAGGCACCCGAGTGGTACGCGCCCGACCTGGTGAAGGCAGCGATCGCCGCCGGCCAGGTCACCGAGGCCGACATCGACGACATGCTCCGAGACCGCTACATCAAGATGTTCCAGTTCGGCGACTTCGACGACCCGGCCACGTCCTTCGGCTGGGACCAGCTCCAGGACGAGCTGGCCAAGGGTGGTCCGCACGCGCAGGTCGCCAAGGACGCTGCCGCGGAGAGCCTGGTGCTCCTGCGCAACGAGCGCAAGCAGCTGCCGCTCGACGCCAGGGCGATCGACTCCGTGGCGCTGATCGGCCCCAAGTGGTTCGCCGGCGAGGCGACCCTGCCGCCGCGCAGCGGTGACCGGACGCGCAACATCTCCGTCAACGCGCCGTACGAGGTCACGCCCCAGGAGGGCCTGCAGAACACGCTGCGCAGCCTCGGCGCCGGAGACGCCACGGTCACCTACAACAACGCCACCAACATCGGCAACGCCATCGCCCTGGCCCAGAGGTCCGACGTGACCATCCTGATGGTCGGCGACGTCGCCCGCGAGACGTGGGACAAGAACAGCAACTACCAGGACGAGAACCCGGGCGGCAACGTCTCGGGTGCCGGCAACGAGATCCCCGACCTGGACCTGCCCACGGTGCAGGGC
The sequence above is drawn from the Nocardioides sp. zg-1228 genome and encodes:
- a CDS encoding glycoside hydrolase family 3 C-terminal domain-containing protein; translation: MKKTLISALSALALVVVTTGATLGIQRSAAGQADLPWMNTALSPTQRTELLLDAMTLDQKLQQIFNQPFYNDDLDDGVPDNGKGCDFTQIGRHIEGIPELAIPDFRMANGGTGIRGGDCLPEPTATALPAQISSAATFSRPLGDRWGQVLDLELRAWAHQVLWGPVLNLIRTPYGGRNNEFFSEDPYLTGVLASKIISGIQARGVSQATAKHFVANDSEFQFERWTAAIRVPSRAMHELYLLPFEMAVKDAKVASVMCAYGYVNFSYNCESAPLLRQTLRDDWGFDGYVFSDRRAQQSTVPSILAGTDVEVDEAPEWYAPDLVKAAIAAGQVTEADIDDMLRDRYIKMFQFGDFDDPATSFGWDQLQDELAKGGPHAQVAKDAAAESLVLLRNERKQLPLDARAIDSVALIGPKWFAGEATLPPRSGDRTRNISVNAPYEVTPQEGLQNTLRSLGAGDATVTYNNATNIGNAIALAQRSDVTILMVGDVARETWDKNSNYQDENPGGNVSGAGNEIPDLDLPTVQGTDQQELIPRMLDAVPDTVMVLKTQGQVNMPWINKVDTLVEAWYPGQEDGNVVADALFGVTNFSGKLPVTFGRTDREAAYQTKEQYPGYQEDTGVDGGIGRDPIPGAPQRVVRYTEGLKMGYRWYQATGTQPLFPFGYGLSYTTFGYSNLDVAKIRQDRRTTGLRVSYTVTNTGDVAGKEASQVYLRLPREARENFNRLVEFQKVSLAPGESNRVTVVLDAKASNHPFSYYVPDDPDDLKLWAEGEWRTPDGDFTIFVGGSSEDLPLRRTVDLRDLATTPSSTKAPSRIKKPTVRPKRVTTKTRARIKFAVVSGGQPAAGKVRVRQGGGVIGRATLDRRGIAKVRISRLKAGKRKVKLVYLGSEVSQRATRTLVIRVKKARRR